A region from the Variovorax sp. RKNM96 genome encodes:
- a CDS encoding DUF11 domain-containing protein, translating into MISTLPTRRGIGFKPTASWAGAAALTLGFLFGSSAALAAAPPANTVIGNQASATYSDSAGTTQLATSNLVQTTVQQVGSFTLDSVNQVTTTIVNTKIGAAGSIVYAPHTLTNTGNGSDTFTLTVDADTDKFSKVEVYADANGDGVPDGTTPLCTAAAAGVCSVPAQSVAGNNGVFRFVVAYTIPGTASSATGAFDTATLTATPGTPALYTAPNTSAADKDEIKLTTAAAFNVSKSIGIPSVAGPGNAAWPTATNGGPRSTAACATTWSAGLASSATCQYTVYTLTFNNTGGAAGKFAMSDTLPSGMTYVAGSAVWSSAPGTALGDGAAGDPAGIDFQVTGNTLNTVVASLGQNVTQTVSFVVLVNNTAAIGTSTTTNVGQFNPADSPAATAAAIGTLGSSTNPSAYTVVASYSIAVGTNPSTAATAVDTTPGTPNGTAADLTIRPSVVAGGSVKFAQSVFNAGTGTDTVNLTVAAGTFPAGTTFVLFAADGVTPLLDTTGDGVPDTGPIAAGGSVNIVVQANVPSATAVGAGPFAATVTGRSAGDTTKIDATLDRVTIVVGSLVDLTNTAAGTGTGSVADGDLGPGPSPLPTTTNATAAGTGTVFALFVKNNDSVNNTYNLAASQSTSFPGTLPTGWTVKFVASGGTCASAAITSVAVNAGAQGQVAACVTPPATQSPVTAQKVYFQVQSTAVASTGVIVSDTKTDAVTVTAALVSSATLTPNNSGQLAPGGTVVYPHTLTNTGNQSCGAYTLTATVPAADATLGWTTAIYLDVNGDGQIDAGDTLVTGAQAGPLAVGASQKLLVRVFAPGGASAGATDTTTVTATFTGPASCGAPSATDISTVITGQIRVLKTQAADVACDGTADSAFAAAPLSLKPGQCIVYKVVATNEGTSPVTNIAINDAVPAYTSLSATQPAAQCTATGVSGTALVYAQTATAVSCGSAANSVAPSGTATLTFAVKINQ; encoded by the coding sequence GTGATTTCCACCCTGCCAACCCGGCGCGGCATCGGCTTCAAGCCGACCGCGTCCTGGGCCGGCGCCGCAGCATTGACGCTGGGCTTCCTGTTCGGAAGCTCAGCTGCACTGGCCGCGGCACCGCCTGCCAATACCGTCATCGGTAACCAGGCTTCAGCCACTTACTCCGACTCGGCCGGCACCACGCAGCTGGCCACGTCCAACCTGGTCCAGACCACGGTCCAGCAGGTGGGGTCCTTCACGCTCGACTCGGTCAACCAGGTCACGACGACCATCGTCAACACCAAGATCGGCGCCGCGGGTTCCATCGTCTATGCACCGCACACGCTGACCAACACCGGCAACGGCAGCGACACGTTCACGCTGACGGTCGACGCCGACACCGACAAGTTCTCCAAGGTCGAGGTCTACGCCGATGCCAATGGCGACGGCGTGCCCGACGGCACCACCCCGCTGTGCACGGCCGCAGCCGCGGGCGTCTGCAGCGTGCCCGCACAGAGCGTGGCAGGCAACAACGGCGTGTTCCGCTTCGTCGTGGCCTACACGATCCCCGGCACCGCCAGCAGCGCGACCGGCGCCTTCGACACGGCCACCCTCACCGCCACACCGGGCACTCCGGCGCTGTACACCGCGCCGAACACCTCGGCGGCCGACAAGGACGAGATCAAGCTGACGACGGCAGCGGCGTTCAACGTCAGCAAGTCGATCGGCATCCCGTCCGTCGCCGGTCCGGGCAACGCCGCCTGGCCGACCGCGACCAACGGTGGTCCGCGCTCGACCGCGGCATGCGCCACGACCTGGTCGGCCGGTCTCGCTTCCAGCGCGACCTGCCAGTACACGGTCTACACGCTCACCTTCAACAACACGGGCGGCGCCGCAGGCAAGTTCGCGATGTCCGACACGCTGCCCTCCGGCATGACCTACGTCGCGGGTTCCGCGGTGTGGAGCAGCGCGCCCGGCACGGCACTGGGTGACGGCGCTGCCGGCGATCCGGCCGGCATCGACTTCCAGGTGACCGGCAACACGCTGAACACCGTGGTCGCCTCGCTGGGCCAGAACGTGACGCAGACCGTGAGCTTCGTGGTGCTGGTGAACAACACCGCCGCGATCGGCACGTCCACCACCACCAACGTGGGCCAGTTCAACCCGGCGGATTCGCCCGCGGCCACCGCAGCGGCCATCGGCACGCTCGGCTCGAGCACCAACCCGTCGGCCTACACGGTCGTGGCGAGCTACAGCATCGCGGTGGGTACCAACCCGTCGACCGCTGCCACCGCCGTCGACACGACGCCCGGCACGCCCAACGGCACCGCGGCCGACCTGACCATCCGTCCTTCGGTCGTGGCCGGCGGCAGCGTCAAGTTCGCGCAGTCGGTGTTCAACGCGGGCACCGGCACCGACACCGTGAACCTCACGGTGGCGGCAGGCACGTTCCCGGCGGGCACGACCTTCGTGCTGTTCGCGGCCGACGGCGTCACGCCGCTGCTGGACACCACCGGCGACGGCGTGCCCGACACCGGCCCGATCGCGGCCGGCGGCAGCGTCAACATCGTGGTGCAGGCCAATGTGCCGTCCGCCACGGCAGTGGGCGCCGGTCCGTTCGCGGCCACGGTGACGGGTCGCTCCGCAGGCGACACGACCAAGATCGATGCCACGCTCGACCGCGTGACCATCGTCGTCGGTTCGCTGGTCGACCTGACCAACACGGCAGCAGGCACGGGCACGGGTTCGGTGGCTGACGGCGACCTGGGCCCCGGCCCGAGCCCGCTGCCCACCACGACCAATGCAACGGCCGCCGGCACCGGCACCGTGTTCGCCCTGTTCGTCAAGAACAACGACTCGGTCAACAACACCTACAACCTGGCGGCCAGCCAGTCGACCAGCTTCCCCGGCACCCTGCCGACCGGCTGGACGGTGAAGTTCGTGGCGTCGGGCGGCACCTGTGCATCGGCAGCGATCACCAGCGTGGCCGTCAATGCCGGCGCGCAAGGGCAGGTCGCTGCCTGCGTGACGCCGCCTGCCACGCAGTCGCCCGTCACCGCGCAGAAGGTCTACTTCCAGGTGCAGTCCACCGCCGTCGCCTCGACCGGTGTGATCGTGTCCGACACGAAGACCGACGCCGTGACCGTCACCGCCGCACTGGTGTCGAGCGCCACGCTCACGCCGAACAACAGCGGCCAGCTCGCACCGGGCGGCACCGTGGTGTATCCGCACACGCTGACCAACACCGGCAACCAGAGCTGCGGTGCGTACACGCTGACGGCCACCGTGCCGGCGGCCGACGCCACGCTCGGCTGGACCACCGCGATCTACCTGGACGTCAACGGCGACGGCCAGATCGACGCGGGCGACACGCTGGTGACCGGCGCGCAAGCCGGCCCGCTGGCCGTGGGCGCATCGCAGAAGCTGCTGGTGCGCGTGTTCGCACCGGGCGGCGCGAGCGCCGGCGCGACCGACACCACGACCGTGACCGCGACCTTCACCGGTCCCGCGAGCTGCGGCGCGCCGTCGGCCACCGACATCAGCACGGTGATCACCGGCCAGATCCGCGTTCTCAAGACGCAGGCAGCCGACGTCGCCTGCGATGGCACGGCAGACAGCGCATTTGCGGCAGCTCCGCTGTCGCTCAAGCCCGGCCAGTGCATCGTCTACAAGGTCGTCGCCACCAACGAAGGCACCTCGCCGGTCACCAACATCGCGATCAACGATGCGGTGCCTGCGTACACCTCGCTGAGCGCAACGCAACCTGCAGCGCAATGCACCGCGACCGGCGTGTCCGGTACGGCGCTCGTCTACGCACAGACCGCCACCGCGGTGAGCTGCGGCAGCGCCGCCAACTCCGTGGCCCCGAGCGGCACGGCCACGCTGACCTTCGCCGTGAAGATCAACCAGTGA
- a CDS encoding DUF11 domain-containing protein yields the protein MRFLFEYLSTCSQRWRGGMAAAVAAMAVVCCMLAGNAAHAAPAPGGTVIRNVATATYVPDGLAQTETSSSNGVSASVLPVEALVLTQDQAVNRPPATVVTLSHLLANTGNVPSSYTIGLVNNGAGCAAGALVLSGLRVVRDSNNNGVVDAADPVLPLGAAGAIALRPGETAALLVQGTIPATASGNACLVLTATTALQNLGAVNRDTVSVGEAAVLALTKSASYPGIVVPGSTRIDFTVSGTNIGARDARPGNTAAPAGTPLLVNGTPASLLLVRDLVPAGTRYIAGSLQSTAAGAVRLFRLPGDADFSYRTAEDASAVEVGIGVPAPLARNASIAMQFAVQVKADQTGDIRNTAQSYYNDGAAPAVSPSNTVVITSSQNRIGVAKAASTPRMNRGADGQPDGTATVTFDVNVRNYGAVWLYGVQLPDVMEGSGATQFGSFTSAAVPAANQYTIVPGTLAIASNQGNGVSGTVAAVNSAFNGTAGAQNLLAPGAVLPAGAQFTVRFDVRFNVGGRAGTLYNTVRAQAALTPGGAPVAFDDSVNGSNPDADGDGNPNNDSSPTPVSTQLPTLSLLKTASAPRRVAQGVYELDYHLKVTNTGVAAAPNLRLVDNLNCTFDMDKPDGLVAAWELTGPPKARNGVLNAAAGFTGRARCDREALASSDPFRLPTEAVLSVTDGSRALAPGQSEELSFTVRITQKPGVVGGRMALTNKAWAAAFDQNTVNVTPAMLVAASAGSVQSLLADPQGTVYNAVTREPVAGAVVTFTRQSCSSGAVTPITTDQLYGGSSGLYTVNANGSVSMTTGADGSYQFFLQSPPVTGSCTYALGVAPPAGSGYAAPSQLIPATAGTFGRCGAIAPNAGPPQGADPTTHYFSLNAGFDAAGAACDVVHNHIPLDPGNVLGLVLRKEGSKRQAEFGDFMDYALVVTNKTGFPVTGVRLADSLPPGFAYVAKSVRLNGSAAVDPAGGAGPQLVFDYPALKLGVDQSATVRYRVRIGVGAPTNGDAVNRARANSGPMQSNLAAWTVRVTGGVFSDDAFLFGKVYMDCRRDGRQEGDDEIGVPGVRLYMEDGTHVITDVEGKWSLYGLKPVTHVLRVDQTTLPQGARLEVLDHRNAGRAESRFADLKKGEFHKANFVVGNCDTPGVVAEVVARRAAIAAIPDTEAEAQVRMRLDPEGRIVPVGDVRSLPASGQSSITGSTGSTGSTLASSAPLIAMPVAPSGASSFVNGASGTLSGTLGASAAPAPTPAGSLFAALNGLPTNAQGASATGGGATGVGAFASRPVNTATAMLEPRQNAVAPLLPQAAPSPVELEALLPQIEGNALGFIDLKDGDTLPGQSVNVRVKGEAGLALRLTVNGKAIEERRVGKKTQVAGKKLGAWEYIGVVLQPGPNRLQLEGVDPFGNARGTAQQITVVAPDKLGAIQIELPPSAQADLRTPVIVKVRLTDAAGVPVTARTQITLETDRGRWLDEDLNPAEPGTQVFMEGGAAEFRLLPPGEPGDARLRVTAGSFVKEVRLALLPEMRPMIGVGIVEGVLDLTKRGGVPLGAMPAGAAFEAELTGLADESNNRRAAARTAFFFKGTVKGEYLLTAAYDSAKTRDDRLFRDIRPDEFYPVYGDSSVKGFDAQSTQKLYVRIDRNRSYLLYGDFTTASSTEVRNLSQSNRALTGAKHVYDDGNVRATSFFSRTAQTQQVEEFRAVGTSGPYYLSATGGEFVDNSEQVEVVVRDRNQPNLVLQRTTVARFVDYTIEPLTRRILFTHAISSVDANLNPQSIRVTYEVDAGGPKFNVAGTDVQVKVGDNLQLGVVASTDENPENRRKLGALTAVARVGDNTTMAGEWVRTESDKNGKGSGGRVELRHQTEDLAVVALASKTSTGFDNPGASFSAGRTEASARAEYRIDTGTAVRGEALFSQDALLGGSRRGFTGSVQKKFGEQMVAEVGLRHGQSGAGLGTNSGFDYGQVSTYSGNLGSGVGAGNVTALGAAAAANASAQDLTTVRARLSAQVPGLPQANVFVEGEQDIHKSDRHVLAIGGNYAVTDKTRIYGRYELVSSLYSQDELGTTGPNNVGILGVESSYMEGGRVYSEYRLADSIDGRAAQAATGVRNTFRLDDQWRLTGGIEHTRQLGGLANSGNTGTGYAGGLGQSTAITGGIEYGTDRIKASGVLEGRRGDDANTRLFSAGFGYKIDRAWSLLARSVMSDSEGQDTNAGNAHHLARHQIGLAYRPVDTDSWNALMRYERRSERVVGTGSSTGALDGASVFGSGSGNASLPGRTSADIVSAHVNYNPRPGTVINGRYAAKWSRADDGWLRSTYWAHLLQARFTQDIDKDWDLGVQAGLLYGKGGALQKTLGIEAGYQVMKDLWVSAGYNFVGLKDRDLTANEYTSKGAYIRLRFKFDETGLGFPSAGAAAAAGAVGP from the coding sequence GTGCGATTTCTTTTCGAGTACCTGAGCACCTGCTCGCAGCGATGGCGAGGCGGCATGGCCGCGGCCGTCGCGGCGATGGCGGTCGTGTGCTGCATGCTCGCCGGAAACGCCGCACACGCCGCGCCTGCGCCCGGCGGCACCGTGATCCGCAACGTCGCCACCGCGACCTACGTGCCGGACGGCCTCGCGCAGACCGAGACGTCCAGCTCCAACGGCGTCAGCGCCAGCGTGCTGCCGGTGGAGGCGCTGGTGCTCACGCAGGACCAGGCGGTCAACCGGCCGCCGGCCACCGTCGTCACGCTGAGCCACCTGCTCGCCAACACCGGCAACGTGCCGTCGAGCTACACCATCGGCCTGGTCAACAACGGCGCCGGCTGCGCGGCCGGCGCGCTGGTGCTTTCGGGGCTGCGCGTGGTGCGCGACAGCAACAACAACGGCGTGGTCGATGCGGCCGATCCGGTGCTGCCGCTGGGCGCCGCCGGCGCCATCGCGCTGCGGCCCGGCGAGACCGCCGCGCTGCTGGTGCAGGGCACCATCCCCGCCACGGCCAGCGGCAATGCCTGCCTGGTGCTCACCGCCACCACCGCGCTGCAGAACCTCGGCGCCGTCAATCGCGACACCGTCAGCGTGGGCGAGGCGGCGGTGCTCGCCCTCACCAAGTCCGCGAGCTACCCGGGCATCGTCGTTCCGGGCAGCACGCGCATCGACTTCACGGTGTCGGGCACCAACATCGGCGCGCGCGATGCCCGCCCCGGCAACACCGCGGCGCCGGCCGGTACGCCGTTGCTGGTGAACGGCACCCCCGCCAGCCTGCTGCTGGTGCGCGACCTCGTGCCCGCGGGCACGCGCTACATCGCGGGCAGCCTGCAGAGCACGGCGGCCGGCGCGGTGCGGCTGTTCCGCCTGCCGGGCGACGCGGACTTCAGCTACCGCACCGCCGAAGACGCCTCGGCGGTCGAAGTGGGCATCGGCGTGCCGGCGCCGCTCGCGCGCAATGCGTCGATCGCGATGCAGTTCGCGGTGCAGGTCAAGGCCGACCAGACCGGTGACATCCGCAACACCGCGCAGAGCTACTACAACGACGGCGCGGCACCGGCGGTGTCGCCGTCGAACACGGTGGTCATCACCTCGAGCCAGAACCGCATCGGCGTGGCCAAGGCGGCCTCGACGCCGCGCATGAACCGCGGCGCCGACGGCCAGCCCGACGGGACCGCCACCGTGACCTTCGACGTCAACGTGCGCAACTACGGCGCGGTGTGGCTCTACGGCGTGCAGCTGCCCGACGTGATGGAAGGCAGCGGCGCCACGCAGTTCGGCAGCTTCACCTCGGCCGCCGTGCCGGCCGCGAACCAGTACACGATCGTGCCGGGCACGCTGGCCATCGCGAGCAACCAGGGCAACGGCGTGAGCGGCACCGTGGCCGCGGTCAACAGCGCGTTCAACGGCACCGCCGGCGCGCAGAACCTGCTGGCGCCCGGCGCGGTGCTGCCGGCAGGCGCGCAGTTCACCGTGCGCTTCGACGTGCGCTTCAACGTCGGCGGCCGCGCCGGCACGCTCTACAACACCGTGCGCGCCCAGGCCGCACTCACGCCCGGCGGTGCGCCCGTGGCCTTCGACGACTCGGTCAACGGCAGCAACCCCGATGCCGACGGCGACGGCAACCCGAACAACGACAGCTCGCCCACGCCGGTGTCCACGCAGCTGCCCACGCTCTCGCTGCTCAAGACCGCTTCGGCGCCGCGGCGCGTGGCGCAGGGCGTGTACGAGCTCGACTACCACCTCAAGGTGACCAACACCGGCGTTGCCGCGGCGCCGAACCTGCGCCTCGTCGACAACCTCAATTGCACCTTCGACATGGACAAGCCCGACGGCCTCGTGGCCGCCTGGGAGCTGACGGGTCCGCCGAAGGCGCGCAACGGCGTGCTCAATGCCGCGGCCGGCTTCACCGGCCGGGCGCGCTGCGACCGCGAAGCGCTCGCCAGCAGCGACCCCTTCAGGCTGCCGACCGAAGCGGTGCTGAGCGTCACCGACGGCAGCCGCGCGCTCGCGCCGGGCCAGAGCGAAGAACTCTCCTTCACTGTGCGCATCACGCAGAAGCCCGGTGTCGTCGGCGGCCGCATGGCGCTCACCAACAAGGCCTGGGCCGCGGCCTTCGACCAGAACACCGTCAACGTCACGCCGGCCATGCTGGTGGCGGCGAGCGCCGGCTCGGTGCAGTCGCTGCTGGCCGACCCGCAGGGCACGGTCTACAACGCCGTCACGCGCGAGCCGGTGGCCGGCGCGGTCGTGACCTTCACGCGCCAGTCGTGCAGCAGCGGGGCGGTCACGCCGATCACCACGGACCAGCTGTACGGCGGTTCCTCGGGCCTCTACACGGTCAATGCCAACGGCAGCGTGTCGATGACCACGGGCGCCGACGGGAGCTACCAGTTCTTCCTGCAGTCGCCGCCGGTCACCGGCTCGTGCACCTACGCGCTCGGCGTGGCGCCGCCCGCCGGCAGCGGCTATGCGGCGCCGTCTCAGCTCATTCCGGCCACGGCCGGCACCTTCGGCCGGTGCGGTGCCATCGCGCCCAATGCCGGGCCGCCGCAGGGCGCGGACCCGACCACCCATTACTTCTCGCTCAACGCGGGCTTCGATGCCGCGGGCGCCGCCTGCGACGTGGTGCACAACCACATCCCGCTCGATCCGGGCAATGTGCTCGGGCTGGTGCTGCGCAAGGAAGGCAGCAAGCGCCAGGCCGAGTTCGGCGACTTCATGGACTACGCGCTGGTCGTCACCAACAAGACTGGCTTTCCGGTGACCGGAGTGCGCCTGGCCGACAGCCTGCCGCCGGGCTTTGCCTATGTGGCGAAGAGCGTGCGCCTGAATGGCTCGGCCGCCGTCGATCCGGCCGGCGGCGCGGGGCCGCAGCTTGTCTTCGACTACCCGGCGCTGAAGCTGGGCGTGGACCAGTCGGCCACGGTGCGCTATCGCGTGCGCATCGGCGTGGGTGCGCCCACCAACGGCGATGCCGTCAACCGCGCCCGCGCGAACTCGGGCCCGATGCAGTCGAACCTGGCCGCCTGGACCGTGCGCGTGACCGGCGGCGTGTTCTCCGACGACGCCTTCCTGTTCGGCAAGGTCTACATGGACTGCCGGCGCGACGGCCGGCAGGAGGGCGACGACGAGATCGGCGTGCCCGGCGTGCGCCTCTACATGGAGGACGGCACCCATGTCATCACCGACGTGGAGGGCAAGTGGAGCCTCTACGGCCTGAAGCCCGTCACCCACGTGCTGCGCGTCGACCAGACCACGCTGCCCCAAGGTGCGCGGCTCGAGGTGCTCGACCACCGCAATGCAGGCCGCGCCGAAAGCCGTTTCGCCGACCTGAAGAAGGGCGAGTTCCACAAGGCCAACTTCGTCGTCGGCAACTGCGACACCCCGGGCGTCGTGGCCGAGGTGGTGGCGCGCCGTGCGGCCATTGCCGCCATTCCCGACACCGAGGCCGAGGCGCAGGTGCGCATGCGGCTGGACCCCGAAGGCCGGATCGTGCCGGTGGGCGATGTGCGCTCGCTGCCTGCCAGCGGGCAGTCGTCGATCACGGGCAGCACGGGCAGCACCGGCTCCACGCTCGCCAGCTCGGCCCCGCTGATCGCGATGCCCGTGGCGCCTTCCGGTGCGAGCAGCTTCGTCAATGGCGCATCGGGCACGTTGAGCGGCACGCTCGGCGCCAGCGCGGCGCCGGCACCCACGCCCGCGGGCAGCCTGTTCGCGGCATTGAACGGCCTGCCCACCAACGCGCAGGGTGCATCGGCCACGGGCGGCGGCGCCACCGGCGTGGGCGCTTTTGCAAGCCGCCCGGTCAACACCGCCACCGCGATGCTGGAGCCGCGCCAGAACGCGGTGGCGCCGCTGCTGCCGCAGGCCGCGCCCAGCCCGGTCGAGCTCGAAGCGCTGCTGCCGCAGATCGAAGGCAATGCCCTCGGCTTCATCGACCTGAAGGACGGCGACACGCTGCCGGGCCAGTCGGTGAATGTGCGCGTCAAGGGCGAGGCGGGCCTCGCGCTGCGCCTCACTGTCAACGGCAAGGCCATCGAGGAGCGCCGCGTCGGCAAGAAGACCCAGGTGGCCGGCAAGAAGCTCGGCGCCTGGGAATACATCGGCGTGGTGCTGCAGCCCGGCCCCAACCGCCTGCAGCTCGAGGGCGTGGATCCGTTCGGCAACGCGCGCGGCACCGCGCAGCAGATCACCGTGGTCGCGCCCGACAAGCTCGGCGCGATCCAGATCGAGCTGCCGCCTTCGGCGCAGGCCGACCTGCGCACGCCGGTGATCGTGAAGGTGCGCCTGACCGACGCGGCCGGCGTGCCCGTGACCGCACGCACCCAGATCACGCTGGAGACCGACCGCGGCCGCTGGCTCGACGAAGACCTGAACCCCGCCGAGCCGGGCACGCAGGTGTTCATGGAAGGCGGTGCAGCCGAGTTCCGCCTGCTGCCGCCCGGCGAACCCGGCGATGCGCGGCTGCGCGTGACGGCCGGCAGCTTCGTGAAGGAAGTGCGCCTGGCGCTGCTGCCCGAGATGCGGCCGATGATCGGCGTGGGCATTGTCGAAGGCGTGCTCGACCTCACGAAACGCGGCGGCGTGCCGCTGGGCGCGATGCCTGCCGGCGCCGCCTTCGAGGCGGAACTCACCGGCTTGGCCGACGAGAGCAACAACCGCCGCGCCGCCGCCCGCACCGCCTTCTTCTTCAAGGGCACCGTCAAGGGCGAATACCTGCTCACGGCCGCCTACGACTCGGCCAAGACGCGCGACGACCGCCTGTTCCGCGACATTCGGCCCGACGAGTTCTATCCCGTCTACGGCGATTCCTCGGTCAAGGGCTTCGACGCGCAGAGCACGCAGAAGCTCTACGTGCGCATCGACAGGAACCGCTCCTACCTGCTGTACGGCGACTTCACCACCGCCAGCAGCACCGAGGTGCGCAACCTGAGCCAGAGCAACCGCGCGCTCACCGGCGCCAAGCATGTGTACGACGACGGCAACGTGCGCGCCACCAGCTTCTTCTCGCGCACCGCGCAGACGCAGCAGGTGGAGGAGTTCCGCGCGGTCGGCACCTCGGGCCCGTACTACCTGAGCGCCACGGGCGGCGAGTTCGTGGACAACAGCGAACAGGTCGAGGTGGTGGTGCGCGACCGCAACCAGCCCAACCTGGTGCTGCAGCGCACGACGGTGGCGCGCTTCGTGGACTACACCATCGAGCCGCTCACCCGCCGCATCCTGTTCACGCATGCGATCTCGTCGGTCGATGCGAACCTCAATCCGCAGTCGATCCGCGTGACCTACGAGGTCGATGCCGGCGGGCCGAAGTTCAACGTGGCCGGCACCGACGTGCAGGTGAAGGTCGGCGACAACCTGCAACTGGGCGTGGTCGCGAGCACCGACGAGAACCCCGAGAACCGCCGCAAGCTCGGCGCGCTCACGGCCGTGGCGCGCGTGGGCGACAACACCACCATGGCCGGCGAGTGGGTGCGCACCGAGTCCGACAAGAACGGCAAGGGCAGCGGCGGCCGCGTGGAACTGCGCCACCAGACCGAAGACCTTGCCGTGGTGGCGCTTGCCAGCAAGACCAGCACCGGCTTCGACAACCCCGGCGCCAGCTTTTCCGCAGGCCGCACCGAGGCCTCCGCGCGCGCCGAGTACCGCATCGACACCGGCACCGCGGTGCGCGGCGAGGCGCTCTTCAGCCAGGACGCGCTGCTCGGCGGCAGCCGCCGCGGCTTCACCGGCAGCGTGCAGAAGAAGTTCGGTGAACAGATGGTCGCCGAAGTGGGCCTGCGCCACGGCCAGAGCGGCGCGGGGCTGGGCACGAATTCGGGCTTCGACTACGGACAGGTCTCGACCTACAGCGGCAACCTGGGCAGCGGCGTGGGCGCCGGCAATGTCACCGCGCTGGGCGCCGCGGCCGCCGCCAATGCGAGCGCCCAGGACCTGACGACCGTGCGCGCGCGCCTGTCGGCCCAGGTGCCGGGCCTGCCGCAGGCCAACGTGTTCGTCGAGGGCGAGCAGGACATCCACAAGTCCGACCGCCATGTGCTGGCCATCGGCGGCAACTACGCCGTGACCGACAAGACGCGCATCTACGGCCGCTACGAGCTGGTCTCCAGCCTCTACAGCCAGGACGAACTCGGCACGACCGGCCCGAACAACGTCGGCATCCTGGGCGTGGAGAGCAGCTACATGGAAGGCGGCCGCGTGTACAGCGAGTACCGCCTGGCCGACAGCATCGACGGGCGCGCCGCGCAGGCGGCCACGGGCGTGCGCAACACCTTCAGGCTCGACGACCAGTGGCGCCTGACCGGCGGCATCGAGCACACGCGCCAGCTCGGCGGCCTGGCCAACAGCGGCAACACCGGCACGGGCTACGCGGGAGGCCTCGGCCAATCGACGGCCATCACCGGCGGCATCGAGTACGGCACCGACCGAATCAAGGCGAGCGGCGTGCTCGAAGGCCGGCGCGGCGACGACGCGAACACGCGCCTGTTCAGCGCCGGCTTCGGCTACAAGATCGACCGCGCGTGGAGCCTGCTCGCGCGCAGCGTGATGAGCGACAGCGAAGGGCAGGACACCAACGCGGGCAACGCGCATCACCTCGCGCGCCATCAGATCGGCCTGGCCTATCGCCCGGTCGACACCGACAGCTGGAATGCGCTGATGCGCTACGAGCGCCGTTCGGAGCGCGTGGTGGGCACGGGCAGCTCGACCGGTGCGCTGGACGGTGCGAGCGTCTTCGGTTCGGGCTCGGGCAACGCGAGCCTGCCCGGCCGCACGAGCGCCGACATCGTCTCGGCCCATGTCAACTACAACCCGCGGCCCGGCACCGTGATCAACGGGCGCTACGCGGCCAAGTGGTCGCGCGCCGACGACGGCTGGCTCAGGAGCACTTACTGGGCGCACCTGCTGCAGGCGCGCTTCACGCAGGACATCGACAAGGACTGGGACCTCGGCGTCCAGGCGGGCCTGCTCTACGGCAAGGGCGGCGCGCTGCAGAAGACGCTGGGCATCGAGGCGGGCTACCAGGTGATGAAGGACCTGTGGGTATCGGCGGGCTACAACTTCGTCGGCCTCAAGGACCGCGACCTCACCGCCAACGAATACACCAGCAAGGGCGCCTACATCCGCCTGCGCTTCAAGTTCGACGAGACGGGACTCGGCTTCCCGTCGGCCGGCGCCGCGGCTGCGGCGGGGGCGGTCGGCCCATGA
- a CDS encoding DUF11 domain-containing protein: MSIKKLTQILSHRRFASLGACALLLAGLAGLTGFTATAAAQAAPILEAGQKKTVAVVLTQSKVVKDAQGREQLVDAGSVKPGDIVEYRAVYTNNTGKPVTGLVADLPIPEGLEYQPRTAKPGANLVQAATKDAVFGAEPLVRKTAGNKTEPVPYADYRSLRWALGQLPANGSTAVSARARVEVVVPVAPQVSAATPQAPPATAQR, from the coding sequence ATGTCCATTAAAAAACTGACTCAAATCCTGTCCCATCGCCGCTTCGCCAGCCTGGGGGCGTGCGCGCTCCTGCTGGCCGGGCTGGCCGGGCTGACCGGCTTCACCGCCACCGCCGCAGCCCAGGCTGCGCCCATCCTCGAGGCCGGCCAGAAGAAGACCGTCGCCGTCGTCCTGACCCAGTCCAAGGTGGTGAAGGACGCGCAGGGCAGGGAGCAACTGGTCGATGCCGGCTCGGTCAAGCCCGGCGACATCGTCGAGTACCGGGCCGTCTACACCAACAACACCGGCAAGCCGGTCACCGGCCTGGTGGCGGACCTTCCGATTCCGGAGGGTCTGGAATACCAGCCGCGCACCGCCAAGCCGGGCGCGAACCTCGTCCAGGCCGCCACGAAGGACGCCGTGTTCGGCGCCGAGCCGCTCGTGCGCAAGACCGCCGGCAACAAGACCGAGCCGGTGCCCTATGCCGACTACCGCTCGCTGCGTTGGGCGCTGGGCCAGTTGCCCGCCAACGGCAGCACCGCCGTGAGCGCGCGCGCCAGGGTCGAAGTGGTCGTGCCGGTTGCACCGCAGGTCTCGGCGGCAACGCCGCAGGCGCCGCCGGCGACGGCACAGCGCTGA